The Prosthecobacter algae genome has a segment encoding these proteins:
- a CDS encoding cupin domain-containing protein, whose amino-acid sequence MPDSPARFIQINDAARETNPWTNNEWLCRPDLVEAEKLLLVRANMAPMHCHPFHCHPHREEIIYVVHGRAEQWVGDECRILSAGEMAHIPPGVVHATYNPHQEPLVFLAILSPAKLPDELAAVQDPQDVSDQAPWATLRQGRPECQTLA is encoded by the coding sequence ATGCCTGACTCCCCTGCCCGTTTCATCCAGATCAATGATGCTGCCCGCGAGACCAATCCCTGGACGAACAATGAATGGCTGTGCCGACCTGATCTGGTGGAGGCGGAGAAACTGCTGCTGGTGAGGGCGAACATGGCACCGATGCACTGCCACCCGTTTCACTGCCACCCGCACCGCGAAGAAATCATCTATGTGGTGCATGGGCGTGCGGAGCAGTGGGTGGGAGATGAATGCCGCATCCTGAGCGCAGGTGAAATGGCACACATCCCGCCAGGGGTGGTGCATGCGACCTACAATCCGCATCAGGAGCCGCTGGTGTTTCTGGCGATCCTGTCTCCAGCGAAACTGCCGGATGAACTGGCGGCGGTGCAAGATCCGCAAGATGTCTCCGATCAAGCCCCCTGGGCCACACTGCGCCAGGGACGGCCTGAGTGCCAGACGCTGGCCTGA